One stretch of Candidatus Methylomirabilis lanthanidiphila DNA includes these proteins:
- the ankX_1 gene encoding Phosphocholine transferase AnkX: MGLFGQLFGGGGDKPADNLIDAAKYGEVEKVKSLLAQGADVNARDLDGWTALMRAAWRGDMEIAELLLSHAADVNAGDKQSWTALMHASENGHTEIARLLLSKNADVNAMASNGGTTLIIAAANGQTGIVKMLLEKGADVNVQANDGGTALMRSAANGHTEIVTLLLDKGADVSIRDRKGETPLMRTAAEGQLGLVTMLLEHGADVNAQATKGETALMYAAWYGRMGVVKLLLSHGADVHLKDSNKGENARGYAYGNGHEAIALLLEKHAAQ, translated from the coding sequence ATGGGTCTCTTCGGACAATTATTTGGTGGGGGAGGCGACAAGCCCGCCGACAACCTTATCGATGCGGCCAAATATGGAGAGGTGGAAAAAGTCAAGAGCCTATTAGCTCAAGGCGCCGATGTGAACGCGAGGGATCTGGATGGTTGGACAGCCCTGATGCGTGCGGCGTGGCGTGGGGATATGGAGATTGCAGAGCTGCTGCTCAGCCACGCCGCCGATGTGAACGCTGGCGATAAACAGAGCTGGACAGCCCTGATGCACGCGTCTGAAAACGGGCATACTGAGATTGCAAGGCTGCTGCTCAGCAAGAACGCTGACGTGAATGCCATGGCGAGTAATGGTGGAACGACCCTGATCATCGCGGCCGCCAACGGGCAGACCGGGATCGTCAAGATGCTGCTCGAGAAGGGGGCCGATGTGAACGTGCAGGCAAATGATGGCGGAACGGCTCTGATGCGTTCGGCCGCCAACGGGCACACCGAGATCGTCACGCTGCTCCTCGATAAAGGTGCGGATGTCAGCATTAGGGATCGAAAAGGCGAGACGCCGCTGATGCGCACCGCTGCGGAAGGGCAGTTGGGACTTGTCACGATGCTGCTCGAGCACGGTGCCGATGTGAACGCGCAGGCGACGAAAGGCGAGACCGCCCTGATGTACGCGGCGTGGTATGGGCGTATGGGGGTTGTCAAGCTGCTGCTCAGTCACGGCGCTGATGTGCATCTCAAGGATAGCAATAAAGGTGAGAACGCCAGAGGGTATGCGTACGGGAACGGACATGAGGCCATCGCCCTGCTGCTGGAGAAGCACGCGGCGCAATGA
- a CDS encoding nitrate reductase, whose translation MNSLNFVLFIALPYLALFIAVGGTVWRFNRDRFSFSSISSQFLENRRLFWGSVPWHFGILIILLAHLIAFLFPGPWRRLLSNIHILATLEVIGLALAVSALIGILGLAWRRLTHPRVRATSSVMDWVLLPLLITQVGVGLWVALNYRWGADWYMDTSVPWIVSLLALQPRIEYVADLPFIVKFHMLLGFGIIGLFPFTRLVHIISFPLRYLWRPIQVVIWDRRIRKV comes from the coding sequence ATGAACTCGCTGAACTTCGTCCTGTTCATCGCGTTGCCCTACCTGGCGCTGTTTATTGCGGTAGGGGGAACCGTCTGGCGGTTTAACCGCGATCGATTCTCGTTTTCCAGCATCTCGTCGCAGTTTCTCGAGAATCGCAGACTGTTCTGGGGATCCGTCCCGTGGCATTTCGGGATTCTCATCATCTTGCTGGCCCACCTGATCGCCTTCTTGTTTCCGGGCCCCTGGAGGCGGTTGCTCTCCAATATCCATATTCTGGCGACCCTCGAAGTCATCGGCTTGGCCCTTGCGGTGTCTGCTCTCATTGGGATTCTGGGTCTCGCCTGGCGGCGCCTGACCCATCCGCGGGTCCGCGCCACCTCCAGTGTCATGGATTGGGTACTGTTGCCGTTACTGATCACCCAGGTCGGTGTGGGATTGTGGGTCGCGCTCAACTATCGCTGGGGCGCCGACTGGTATATGGATACGTCGGTGCCATGGATCGTCTCGCTGTTGGCATTGCAGCCCAGAATCGAGTATGTGGCCGATCTCCCCTTCATCGTAAAATTCCACATGCTGCTGGGATTCGGCATCATCGGCCTGTTTCCGTTCACCAGGCTCGTACACATCATCTCGTTTCCCCTCCGATATCTCTGGCGTCCCATACAGGTGGTGATCTGGGACCGGCGGATACGCAAGGTATAG